The following proteins are encoded in a genomic region of Desulfobacterales bacterium:
- a CDS encoding GatB/YqeY domain-containing protein produces MSLLEKLKTDLKAAMIKKDNEARNTIRQIMSEFPRLTVPLTLESGKKTTRPKKPEEITDEDIQDIIRTLVKSEKTVLELTGGDSSAYLEILETYLPQMASRAEIEDWIGANIDFSNFKSPMQAMGTIMKHFGKLADGNLVKEILQEKSKGS; encoded by the coding sequence ATGTCACTTTTGGAAAAGTTAAAAACGGACCTTAAGGCCGCGATGATCAAAAAGGATAATGAGGCCAGAAACACCATCCGTCAGATTATGTCGGAATTTCCCAGGCTGACGGTACCCCTGACGCTGGAAAGCGGCAAAAAGACCACGCGGCCCAAAAAGCCGGAAGAAATTACGGATGAAGATATTCAGGACATTATCCGGACCCTGGTTAAATCCGAGAAAACCGTGCTTGAATTAACCGGGGGGGACAGTTCAGCGTACCTCGAAATATTAGAAACCTATCTCCCCCAGATGGCAAGCCGGGCCGAAATTGAAGACTGGATTGGAGCGAACATCGATTTTTCCAATTTCAAATCCCCCATGCAGGCCATGGGAACCATCATGAAGCACTTCGGCAAGCTCGCCGACGGCAACCTCGTCAAAGAGATCCTTCAAGAAAAGAGCAAGGGGAGTTAG
- a CDS encoding molybdopterin-dependent oxidoreductase → MKDKMRIMSEKPLNAETANEYLRSWITANSVFFDRNQSDIMERPVALDDWELTVTGEVSQETRFSFGQILKMPKAIVADTLECSGNSRSLLKEKARGNPWTIGGGRKCGLGRRMVKRHPGKGRN, encoded by the coding sequence ATGAAAGACAAGATGCGTATCATGAGCGAAAAGCCTCTCAACGCAGAGACCGCGAATGAATACCTGCGCTCCTGGATCACGGCCAATTCCGTCTTCTTTGATCGCAATCAAAGCGATATCATGGAGAGGCCGGTAGCACTCGACGATTGGGAACTTACCGTCACGGGAGAAGTATCTCAGGAAACCCGGTTCAGTTTCGGTCAGATTTTAAAGATGCCGAAAGCCATCGTAGCGGATACGCTGGAATGCTCCGGCAACAGCCGCTCGCTATTAAAAGAAAAGGCCCGGGGAAACCCCTGGACCATAGGGGGGGGTCGGAAATGCGGTCTGGGGCGGCGTATGGTTAAAAGACATCCTGGAAAAGGCCGGAATTAA
- a CDS encoding MTH1187 family thiamine-binding protein — protein sequence MSVIIEFSIFPLDKGVSLSPYVARAVKMVKKSGLPYRFGPMSTSIEGEWEEAMAVVNQCFGELKKDCSRISLSLRVDYRQGAGDRLNGKIKSVEDKL from the coding sequence ATGAGTGTGATTATTGAATTTTCAATTTTTCCCCTGGACAAGGGGGTCAGTTTAAGTCCCTATGTCGCCAGGGCGGTTAAAATGGTTAAAAAGAGCGGGCTGCCGTATCGGTTCGGACCCATGAGCACGAGTATCGAAGGGGAATGGGAAGAAGCCATGGCCGTGGTCAATCAGTGTTTTGGAGAATTGAAAAAAGACTGCAGCCGAATCAGTTTGAGTTTAAGGGTCGATTACCGACAAGGCGCCGGCGACCGGTTAAACGGCAAAATAAAGTCGGTTGAGGATAAACTGTAA
- the uvsE gene encoding UV DNA damage repair endonuclease UvsE yields MIRLGYACINTQLPSAGRTCRLKNASEENILSLSRRNLSALKQILLWNRDKGIGLFRISSETIPFGSHPVNRLPWRRLLKTESSELGRLIAKYKMRVSMHPGQYTVLNSIRETVVAASIAELEYHARLMDAFSLDAAHKIILHLGGTYGDKKNGMKRFVRNFEKLSLSVQKRLVIENDEKNYTVADTLTVARELQVPMILDVFHHRCNPSLQKLGLLRILESIASTWQPQDGPQKIHYSDQKKGGPVGSHSENINVTGFKRFYRRIQHLPLDIMLEVKNKEQSVLALYRRIPSLQIKF; encoded by the coding sequence ATGATCAGACTCGGATACGCCTGTATCAACACGCAGCTCCCCTCTGCCGGTAGAACCTGCCGGTTAAAAAATGCATCCGAAGAAAACATCTTGAGCCTGTCCCGCCGGAACCTGAGCGCCCTCAAACAAATTCTACTCTGGAACCGGGACAAGGGGATCGGGCTGTTTCGTATTTCCTCTGAAACCATTCCTTTTGGCTCCCACCCGGTTAACCGGCTGCCGTGGCGACGATTGCTAAAAACCGAATCTTCCGAACTGGGCCGCCTGATTGCTAAATACAAAATGCGGGTTTCCATGCACCCCGGGCAGTATACTGTCCTGAATTCAATCCGGGAAACGGTGGTCGCCGCAAGTATCGCCGAGCTGGAATATCATGCCAGACTGATGGACGCGTTTTCCCTGGATGCAGCGCATAAAATCATCCTGCATCTGGGCGGTACATATGGCGACAAAAAAAACGGAATGAAACGGTTCGTCCGGAATTTTGAGAAACTGTCCTTATCGGTCCAGAAACGACTGGTCATAGAAAATGACGAAAAAAATTATACAGTCGCGGACACCTTGACCGTGGCCAGGGAGCTTCAGGTTCCGATGATACTGGATGTCTTCCATCACCGCTGCAACCCCTCCCTTCAAAAACTGGGACTGCTTCGGATCCTGGAATCAATCGCTTCGACCTGGCAGCCCCAGGACGGCCCCCAAAAAATTCATTATTCCGATCAGAAAAAGGGAGGGCCCGTGGGCAGTCATTCCGAAAACATCAATGTGACCGGATTTAAACGATTTTATCGCCGCATCCAACACCTGCCCCTGGACATCATGCTGGAGGTCAAAAACAAAGAGCAATCCGTATTGGCGCTATATCGCCGGATACCCTCGCTGCAAATTAAATTTTAG
- a CDS encoding tripartite tricarboxylate transporter substrate-binding protein, which translates to MRKLTLIISLVLMMTLTVASASYAKPFYDGKVITIIVTTKPGGGYDWYGRLVAQYMKKYLPGSTFIVKNIPGGGHIIGVNTLYKAKPDGLTLGTFNRAVGLTQVVGSKGVKFDFAKLSWLGSPCSELYAYIVNPKMFKNIDEVLKADKIRLAAEGLGAVSYVNPLMMYQALEKDNFQISTGYSGAEMEMALIRGEADGIWGSVGSRMALFESGDGRAVVLVGRQKPEQLKDVPFIEEVLTKPEQKPVAKLLRGIQLVGRPFAAPPGMPEDRLKILREAFEKACKDPEAVALAQKADKPMDFVDAKEVEDWAKGHFELSPNIVAKLKEAYGMK; encoded by the coding sequence ATGAGAAAACTGACACTGATTATTTCGCTGGTCTTGATGATGACGCTGACCGTTGCATCCGCAAGTTACGCCAAACCTTTCTATGATGGAAAGGTTATAACAATAATTGTCACCACCAAACCGGGGGGCGGTTACGACTGGTATGGACGCCTGGTTGCCCAATACATGAAGAAATACCTTCCGGGTAGCACCTTTATTGTTAAAAACATCCCCGGCGGCGGGCATATCATCGGCGTCAATACATTGTACAAAGCAAAGCCCGACGGGTTGACCCTTGGAACGTTCAACCGCGCTGTCGGTCTTACCCAGGTGGTGGGCTCAAAAGGCGTTAAATTCGATTTTGCCAAGTTGAGCTGGCTGGGGTCGCCCTGCAGCGAACTGTATGCCTATATCGTCAATCCGAAAATGTTCAAGAATATTGATGAGGTCCTCAAGGCCGATAAAATTCGTCTGGCTGCCGAGGGGTTGGGAGCGGTCTCGTACGTCAATCCCCTGATGATGTATCAGGCCCTGGAAAAGGACAATTTTCAGATTTCAACGGGTTATTCCGGAGCTGAAATGGAAATGGCGCTGATCCGCGGCGAAGCCGACGGTATCTGGGGTTCGGTCGGGAGCCGGATGGCGCTCTTCGAGAGTGGCGACGGCCGCGCGGTGGTCTTGGTGGGCCGGCAGAAACCGGAGCAATTAAAAGATGTGCCGTTTATTGAAGAAGTTTTAACAAAACCGGAGCAGAAGCCTGTTGCAAAACTCCTTCGCGGCATCCAGCTGGTGGGGCGTCCGTTTGCCGCTCCTCCGGGCATGCCTGAGGACCGCCTGAAAATACTGCGGGAAGCTTTTGAAAAAGCCTGCAAGGATCCGGAAGCGGTTGCCCTGGCCCAAAAGGCCGACAAACCGATGGATTTCGTCGATGCGAAAGAGGTCGAAGATTGGGCCAAGGGGCACTTTGAACTGTCTCCGAACATCGTGGCGAAACTCAAGGAAGCATATGGGATGAAATAA
- a CDS encoding PA14 domain-containing protein, which produces MEQAGLNKKWRLVLLCLGLALFLISGCAKTAKVVKPDKAGIDPASIKPGLAVLYFEGFYRHINKMPIGETALKEGKPGKPIPYINHRFGAGPVYDSGLSRGVGVQMTGFIRFSSSGRYLMKAKSNDGIRIFVNNEMIIDDPLVHSGGDRFSGEASVSIDKQGWYAFFLQYFQRKGTSMLELYWQLPGQADFSIVPAEAFGHIPETPKTK; this is translated from the coding sequence ATGGAACAGGCAGGATTAAATAAAAAATGGCGACTGGTGCTTTTATGCCTGGGGCTGGCATTATTTTTGATAAGCGGCTGCGCCAAAACCGCAAAAGTGGTAAAGCCGGACAAGGCCGGCATTGATCCCGCATCCATCAAACCGGGCTTGGCGGTCCTTTACTTTGAGGGGTTCTACCGGCATATCAACAAGATGCCCATTGGTGAAACCGCCCTGAAAGAAGGCAAACCGGGAAAGCCGATCCCTTATATAAACCATCGTTTCGGCGCCGGTCCGGTGTATGACAGCGGGCTGAGCCGCGGGGTGGGGGTGCAGATGACCGGTTTTATCCGGTTCTCTTCGTCGGGCCGGTATCTGATGAAGGCAAAGTCCAATGACGGCATTCGCATTTTTGTAAACAACGAAATGATTATTGATGATCCCCTCGTCCATTCGGGGGGGGACCGATTTTCCGGGGAAGCCTCGGTTAGCATAGATAAACAGGGATGGTACGCTTTTTTCCTGCAGTATTTCCAGCGGAAAGGAACGTCCATGCTGGAACTTTACTGGCAATTGCCCGGCCAGGCCGATTTCAGTATCGTGCCGGCCGAGGCTTTCGGGCATATCCCGGAAACACCCAAAACCAAATGA
- the nrfD gene encoding polysulfide reductase NrfD, giving the protein MTNDGASPKLTYAQIDQTVLDTLRPATRPYWITIALLFLGVLLGAACWLYQIFSGIGVGGQNNPVAWGTYLINFVFWVGIAHSGTLISAILHLFRAGWRNPIARAAETMTVFAVCTAGLFPFIHLGRVWVVFYMLPYPTQRGLWPNFLSPLMFDVIAISTYLIVSSLFWYTGMLPDLATVRDRSEGLRKKIFTILSLGWTGEHEHWRHFSRTYLFFAALATPLVISVHSVVSWDFALGVVPGWHTTIFAPYFVAGAIHSGLAMVLTLMIPLRKIFHYEKIITLSVLENVAKTIIFTGLIVAFAYSTEYFMAWYSHNVVELETFRWRAVGDYSLQFWIMVTCNTVIPLLFFFKKIRTTIVWLFIISLIVNIGMWFERFVIIIGSVAHDFIPHAWGLYAPTAIEFGIMLGSFCLFFFLFVLFVKHLPSVSMTEIKETAHAGENHGG; this is encoded by the coding sequence ATGACTAATGACGGTGCTTCCCCCAAACTGACCTACGCCCAAATCGACCAGACGGTGCTGGACACCCTCCGCCCGGCGACGCGCCCCTACTGGATTACCATTGCTCTGCTCTTTCTGGGCGTTCTGCTGGGCGCTGCCTGCTGGCTGTATCAGATTTTCAGCGGCATCGGCGTGGGCGGCCAGAACAACCCGGTTGCCTGGGGAACCTATTTGATCAACTTTGTTTTCTGGGTCGGCATCGCCCATTCCGGCACCCTGATATCGGCCATTTTGCATCTTTTCCGGGCCGGCTGGCGCAATCCCATTGCACGGGCCGCTGAAACCATGACGGTCTTTGCGGTCTGCACCGCCGGGCTGTTTCCGTTCATTCATTTGGGACGCGTCTGGGTGGTATTTTACATGTTGCCTTACCCCACACAGCGAGGGCTCTGGCCGAATTTTCTATCCCCCCTGATGTTTGACGTCATTGCCATCAGCACCTATCTCATCGTCAGCTCCCTGTTCTGGTATACCGGCATGCTGCCCGATCTGGCCACTGTAAGGGACCGATCCGAAGGGCTGCGCAAAAAGATTTTTACCATTCTCTCTTTGGGTTGGACCGGCGAACATGAGCACTGGCGTCATTTTTCACGCACCTATCTCTTTTTTGCCGCCCTGGCCACGCCGCTGGTGATTTCGGTCCACAGCGTGGTCTCCTGGGATTTCGCACTGGGGGTCGTCCCCGGCTGGCACACCACCATTTTTGCCCCCTACTTTGTTGCCGGCGCCATCCACTCGGGTCTGGCAATGGTCCTGACCCTGATGATTCCACTGCGCAAGATCTTCCACTACGAAAAAATCATTACCCTTTCGGTACTTGAAAATGTCGCCAAGACCATCATCTTTACCGGTCTCATCGTCGCTTTTGCTTACAGCACCGAATATTTCATGGCCTGGTACAGCCATAATGTCGTGGAACTGGAAACTTTCCGCTGGCGCGCCGTGGGTGACTACTCCCTTCAGTTCTGGATCATGGTGACCTGCAATACCGTTATACCGCTGCTGTTTTTCTTTAAGAAAATCCGAACCACCATTGTCTGGCTTTTCATCATCTCCCTTATCGTCAATATCGGCATGTGGTTTGAACGTTTTGTCATCATCATCGGCAGCGTCGCCCACGACTTTATCCCCCATGCCTGGGGATTGTATGCGCCCACAGCCATTGAATTCGGAATTATGCTGGGCAGCTTCTGCCTGTTCTTTTTTCTTTTTGTACTCTTTGTAAAACACCTGCCGTCGGTGTCCATGACGGAAATAAAGGAAACCGCTCATGCAGGAGAAAACCATGGCGGCTAA
- a CDS encoding DUF3341 domain-containing protein, producing MAAKHHVIGLFTDENRAAEAAARLRESPWQLQKVFSPIPSHKLTDALKLKKSPVGYFTLCGGIIGFICGFALAIFTSTRWGMIVSGKPVVALIPFFIVGFECTILFAVIANVIGMLTLTGLPRYDNLRYYDPRCSGSHFGLLASCEADGLEKLTGFFQQQGAEVKVFD from the coding sequence ATGGCGGCTAAACATCACGTCATCGGTCTGTTTACGGACGAAAACCGGGCGGCTGAGGCCGCCGCCCGATTACGCGAGTCGCCCTGGCAGCTGCAAAAAGTATTCAGCCCGATCCCAAGCCACAAACTGACCGACGCCCTAAAGTTAAAAAAAAGCCCGGTCGGCTATTTTACCCTGTGCGGGGGCATTATCGGCTTTATCTGCGGGTTCGCCCTGGCGATATTCACATCCACCCGCTGGGGTATGATAGTCAGCGGAAAGCCCGTCGTGGCCCTGATTCCCTTTTTCATCGTAGGGTTTGAATGCACCATTCTGTTTGCCGTCATCGCCAACGTGATCGGCATGCTGACCCTGACCGGTCTGCCGCGTTACGACAATCTGAGATATTATGACCCGCGCTGCTCCGGTTCTCATTTCGGCCTGTTGGCTTCATGTGAAGCGGACGGACTGGAGAAGCTGACCGGTTTTTTTCAGCAGCAGGGGGCCGAGGTAAAGGTGTTTGATTAG
- a CDS encoding FAD-dependent oxidoreductase — protein sequence MKVIIVGGGWSGCAAALSAQKQGAQVTLVERTDMLLGTGLVGGIMRNNGRYTATEEMIAMGGGEIFQLTDRNSLHRNFDFPGHRHASLYNVATMEPIIRRFLLESNITLQLSTRITDVEISGGQIKKIIGKCNKEALSFAGDVFIDTTGTAGPPANCSKYGNGCAMCILRCHAFGGRVSLAAQAGVKEMIGRKGDQVGAMSGSCKLLKESLSTEIRNELNKTGVAVIPIPPSKIIRGKLNLKACQQYALPEFENNIVLLDTGHAKLMSPFFPLDALREISGFENARYEDPYAGGLGNSVRYFGMSPRDDSLKVEGIQNLFCGGEKAGLLVGHTEAICTGTLAGYNAVKYIKGEKPLILPPALAVGDAIQYVRSQMKTEAGLGLKYTFSGSVFLDRMKLKGLYSTDTREVAQRVNKLGLTEIFSKT from the coding sequence ATGAAAGTCATCATCGTGGGCGGAGGCTGGTCCGGTTGTGCGGCCGCCCTTTCAGCCCAAAAGCAAGGGGCCCAGGTTACGCTGGTCGAACGGACCGACATGCTGCTGGGGACCGGTCTGGTGGGCGGCATTATGCGCAACAACGGCCGCTACACGGCCACAGAGGAAATGATCGCCATGGGCGGCGGCGAGATCTTTCAACTGACCGACCGCAATTCCCTTCACCGAAACTTTGATTTCCCGGGGCACCGGCATGCTTCGCTGTACAATGTGGCCACCATGGAGCCGATCATCCGGCGCTTTCTGCTGGAAAGCAACATCACGCTTCAGCTTTCCACCCGCATTACCGATGTGGAGATTTCGGGCGGTCAAATTAAAAAAATCATCGGCAAATGCAATAAGGAAGCGCTCTCCTTTGCCGGAGATGTTTTTATCGACACCACCGGCACCGCCGGTCCGCCGGCCAATTGCAGCAAGTACGGCAATGGCTGTGCCATGTGTATCTTGCGCTGTCATGCTTTTGGCGGCCGCGTCAGTCTGGCCGCCCAGGCCGGTGTAAAGGAGATGATCGGCCGAAAGGGCGACCAGGTCGGCGCCATGAGCGGTTCTTGTAAATTGCTGAAAGAATCGCTTTCAACCGAAATCCGGAATGAATTGAACAAAACGGGCGTGGCCGTCATTCCCATTCCCCCGTCCAAAATCATCAGGGGCAAGCTCAACCTGAAAGCCTGCCAGCAATATGCGCTGCCGGAGTTTGAGAACAACATTGTCCTGCTGGATACCGGTCATGCCAAGCTGATGTCTCCCTTCTTTCCCCTGGACGCGCTTCGGGAAATCTCCGGATTTGAAAACGCCCGCTATGAAGATCCCTACGCCGGCGGACTGGGAAATTCAGTCCGCTATTTCGGCATGTCCCCCCGGGACGACAGCCTCAAAGTGGAAGGCATTCAGAATCTGTTCTGCGGCGGAGAAAAGGCCGGGCTGCTGGTGGGGCACACCGAAGCGATCTGTACCGGCACCCTGGCCGGTTACAATGCCGTAAAATATATCAAGGGGGAAAAGCCCCTGATCCTGCCGCCTGCACTGGCGGTCGGCGACGCCATTCAGTATGTTCGGTCCCAGATGAAAACCGAGGCGGGTCTCGGCTTAAAATACACCTTTTCCGGGTCCGTGTTCCTGGATCGTATGAAGCTGAAAGGCCTCTATTCAACAGATACGCGAGAGGTTGCACAGCGGGTGAACAAACTTGGATTAACTGAAATTTTCAGCAAAACCTGA
- a CDS encoding 4Fe-4S dicluster domain-containing protein, whose amino-acid sequence MTPNAICTPPHDHDTYRWSMVVDLDKCIGCSACTAACYAENNIGVAGLEQVLKGREMSWLRVERYLDSDYPEKTTFLPMLCQHCDNAPCEAVCPVYAPHHSKEGLNNQIYNRCIGTRFCSQNCPYKVRRFNWFTWETPSPLNLQLNPDVTARSKGVMEKCSFCIQRIKFAHGIAKDENRPVRDGEIQPACLQSCPTGALIFGNLMDPGSRVRKLAADPRAYQVLGYLNTKPAVIYLKKVLPEI is encoded by the coding sequence ATGACCCCAAACGCGATATGTACCCCCCCCCATGACCATGACACCTACCGCTGGTCCATGGTGGTGGACCTTGATAAATGCATCGGCTGCAGCGCCTGCACGGCCGCCTGCTATGCGGAGAACAACATCGGCGTTGCGGGGCTGGAGCAGGTTCTCAAGGGACGTGAAATGTCCTGGCTTCGGGTGGAGCGATATCTTGACAGCGACTATCCGGAAAAGACAACCTTTCTACCCATGCTGTGCCAGCATTGCGACAATGCGCCCTGCGAGGCCGTCTGTCCGGTCTATGCCCCCCACCATTCCAAGGAGGGGCTCAACAACCAGATATACAACCGCTGTATCGGCACCCGGTTTTGTTCGCAAAACTGTCCTTATAAGGTCCGGCGATTCAACTGGTTCACCTGGGAAACTCCCTCACCGTTGAATCTCCAGTTAAACCCCGACGTCACGGCACGCAGCAAGGGGGTGATGGAAAAGTGCTCTTTCTGTATTCAGCGGATCAAGTTCGCCCATGGAATTGCCAAGGACGAAAACCGGCCTGTCCGCGACGGCGAAATCCAGCCCGCCTGTTTGCAGAGTTGTCCCACCGGGGCGCTGATATTCGGCAATTTGATGGATCCCGGCAGCCGGGTAAGGAAACTGGCGGCAGATCCCCGGGCCTACCAGGTGCTGGGATATTTAAACACCAAACCGGCGGTTATTTATTTGAAAAAAGTTTTACCGGAAATTTAA
- a CDS encoding molybdopterin-dependent oxidoreductase: MKETAKHIGFEGFDKPLGSAGIKFIRIIPLDKAMPSTILAYEMNGEPLPVKHGFPLRGLALGWTGANCVKWLHKIMVMAQPYKGFFMDNVYRVFQKDEDPKTGQVVTGIKIKSIITQPGKDETLSPGPVVVLGAAFAGEIDIERVDISTDNGQTWAPAAFIGPHEPFAWRQWQYVWDVKERGDYTLMARAMDVNGNQQPMNSSWNVLGYGTNGVEEHAVAVHIT, from the coding sequence ATTAAAGAGACAGCCAAGCATATCGGGTTTGAAGGGTTTGACAAGCCGCTGGGTTCCGCCGGGATTAAATTTATCCGCATCATACCGCTGGATAAGGCCATGCCTTCCACCATCCTGGCCTATGAAATGAATGGCGAACCGCTGCCGGTCAAGCACGGGTTTCCCTTGAGGGGGCTGGCGTTGGGATGGACCGGCGCCAATTGCGTCAAATGGCTCCATAAGATAATGGTAATGGCCCAGCCCTATAAAGGGTTTTTCATGGATAATGTCTACCGGGTTTTTCAGAAAGACGAAGATCCCAAGACCGGTCAGGTGGTTACGGGGATTAAAATAAAGTCCATCATTACCCAGCCCGGCAAAGACGAAACCCTCTCCCCGGGTCCGGTTGTGGTCCTGGGGGCTGCCTTTGCGGGAGAAATCGATATCGAGCGCGTTGATATTTCAACGGACAACGGCCAAACCTGGGCGCCGGCAGCCTTCATCGGTCCCCATGAACCGTTTGCCTGGAGGCAGTGGCAATACGTCTGGGACGTAAAAGAGCGGGGGGATTATACCCTTATGGCCAGGGCAATGGATGTCAATGGCAATCAACAGCCCATGAACTCTTCCTGGAATGTTCTGGGTTATGGAACCAATGGCGTCGAAGAGCATGCCGTCGCCGTCCATATTACCTGA
- a CDS encoding molybdopterin dinucleotide binding domain-containing protein, translating into MNESMMQGKGKKLPEDLRAAINKAALPFTKESAAQLAGITPEQYLQLLNHLLKSHRPLILGTGSGSLAKNSLQANMAVNLLNLVLNPELELFDFINRHTIEIAHSREAVLKFFNAMDTGAIELLLLNNVNPAFSLPPQHNIDAILQKDSLFVVSFSNFMDETTQLADLIFPVRLPLETWDEYSGKHGVVSTLQPAMGRLTEAPHLGDVFLNFSFPKEANPGPESSYKAYLYTSFLEKRLAKNLNDWVLALSAGGHFSPPSRTGYVQPRLGKPLVEDFTGLSTIPESELTFMAAPSIRFYDGRGANKPWLCEIPDSLTQIAWQTPVRMHPVTLKQYGLEQEDVVRIQSRWGSLEAPVYGTPSVKPGVLVMEIGQGHPGYGRYARNTSLNPFRILPDAPNPLDGGPVLSASPVTLTKTGKMLKLAHLDGSRFQHGRQLARSIPLKELSAGTSPKKPGVTLEDFPLTLPIPEGYDPKRDMYPPP; encoded by the coding sequence GTGAATGAAAGCATGATGCAGGGCAAGGGCAAGAAGCTGCCTGAAGATCTTCGCGCCGCCATTAATAAGGCGGCATTGCCTTTTACCAAAGAGAGCGCAGCGCAGCTTGCCGGCATTACCCCTGAACAATACCTGCAGCTGCTGAACCATTTGTTAAAGTCACACCGGCCGCTGATACTCGGCACCGGTTCCGGGTCCCTTGCCAAAAACAGCCTTCAGGCCAACATGGCGGTCAACCTGCTGAACCTGGTCCTGAATCCGGAGCTGGAACTTTTTGATTTTATCAATCGCCACACCATAGAAATCGCCCACAGCCGGGAAGCGGTATTAAAGTTTTTCAATGCCATGGATACCGGAGCAATCGAACTGCTGCTGTTAAACAATGTGAATCCGGCATTCTCCCTGCCGCCCCAACACAACATTGACGCCATACTCCAAAAGGATTCCCTTTTTGTCGTCAGCTTTTCCAATTTTATGGATGAAACCACGCAATTGGCCGATCTGATCTTTCCGGTCCGCCTTCCCCTGGAAACCTGGGATGAATATTCCGGAAAGCATGGCGTCGTTTCCACGCTTCAACCGGCCATGGGAAGGTTGACGGAAGCACCGCATCTGGGCGACGTCTTTTTAAATTTTTCTTTTCCAAAAGAAGCTAATCCCGGGCCTGAATCAAGCTATAAAGCGTATCTTTACACCTCTTTTTTAGAAAAGCGGCTTGCCAAAAACCTGAACGACTGGGTACTGGCCTTAAGCGCCGGCGGCCATTTCAGTCCGCCCTCCCGGACCGGATATGTGCAACCAAGGCTCGGAAAACCGCTGGTTGAAGATTTTACGGGACTCTCGACCATCCCTGAATCAGAACTCACGTTTATGGCCGCACCCTCCATACGGTTTTATGACGGCCGGGGCGCCAATAAGCCCTGGCTTTGTGAAATTCCGGATTCCCTGACCCAGATCGCATGGCAGACACCGGTGCGCATGCATCCGGTAACGCTGAAACAATATGGGCTCGAACAGGAAGATGTCGTCCGGATTCAAAGCCGCTGGGGATCCCTGGAAGCGCCGGTCTATGGAACCCCCAGCGTCAAACCCGGCGTTCTGGTCATGGAAATCGGTCAGGGACACCCCGGCTACGGTCGTTATGCCCGCAACACCAGTCTGAATCCGTTCCGGATACTCCCCGACGCCCCCAACCCGCTGGACGGCGGGCCGGTTCTGTCCGCTTCACCGGTGACCCTAACAAAAACCGGCAAAATGCTGAAGCTGGCGCATCTGGACGGCAGCCGTTTTCAGCACGGCCGTCAGCTTGCCCGTTCCATACCGCTGAAAGAACTTTCAGCAGGAACATCCCCCAAAAAGCCGGGGGTAACCCTGGAGGATTTTCCCCTGACCCTGCCGATTCCGGAAGGGTATGACCCCAAACGCGATATGTACCCCCCCCCATGA